The following is a genomic window from Flavobacteriales bacterium.
GAGTGCCTGGATCCCGTTGTGTCGTCCGACCCCGATTTCGGGTTCATCCTCATTTCCGGTGTCAGCGCCATGCTCCTTGGAGCCATTTCCGGGGCCTATTTGCTTTTGGGTTATCTGGTCCGATGGGCCAACAAGGGTTGAGCAACACATGAGCAGCAGGAATATGTTGGTGCTGATGGGGGCGAGGAAGTATTGATCGCTTGGACAGCTCACAGCAGCGATGTTCGAGGTGGGGGGCAGTACAGGAGGAACATGTAAGGCCCGGCGGGGCGTGTTACCTTTGGTTCAATGCCCAAGCTGTACGAATACTTCGGACTCATCTTCCTGTTCTACAGCGACGACCATGACCCCATGCACCTACACGTGCAGCATGGCGATCACGAAGGCATCATCATGCTCATCATCGTGGAAGGCAAGTTGGTGGAATTGCGCTGGCGGGCCAAGCGAGGCGCTGATATGCTGAATGAGAAGGAACAGCGTGAGGCAGAGACCTTCGTACGGGCCATGAAGGACGACATCGTCGCAAAGTGGACCGCCTTCTATGTCGAACACAAGCGCATCAAGCCCGAGCGCATCACCCGCCGCATCAAATGACCATCCCCGAGGACATCCGCATCAAGAAAGCCACCTACGTGGGTGACTACACCATCCGCATCACCTTCACCGATGGACACGTGAGCGAGATCGACTTCCATCCCTTCTTGAGCGCAGCGGGCCAGAACCCCATGAACAGCCAGTACCTGGATGTGCTGCGCTTCCGGCAGTTCAAGCTCCACCGCAACGTGGATGTGTACTGGGACGACTGGGAGATGTGCTTCCGCTTTGAAACGCTCTATACGGGGAAGCTCCCCAAGATGCCCAAACCCCTTGCCCGGCCTGTAAGGCGCAGCAGCCACACGCGAGCAACAGCATCGAAGGCATGATGGGTCAGGAAACCAGCGGCGTCAACACCTTCCTCAGCAGCGCGCCGTCGCCGAAGTCCGGCCGGACGGCGGACGTAGGTGACAAGGGCTCACCAACGATCCTACCGAAAGAGGTGATCCGAGCCACCGAGGAGGAGAAGGAAGCGCAGATCGCGACGGTGGAGAACCTGCGCGCAGCCTACAGAGCGGAAGCGGCGAAGGCGATCAAGGATCTGCAGCAGGCCGCCATTCGCAACGAGAATATGTTCGAGGTGCTCATGGAGGCGACGAAGTATTGCAGCCCTGGACAGCTCACTGCGGCGATGTTCGAGGTGGGGGGGCAGTATCGGAGGAATATGTAGGGTGTTTGGGCGTTCCGGCGCTCAAATGCAGCGCCGTCAGGCCATCCGCTTTAGCCGGACTTGTCGCGGCCAGCGGTCGCGGCGCTGCGGTGGCTTCCTTCGGTCGCCTCCTCGCTGCACGCGTCCGCGAGCCCGCTCCTGCGCCGGGCTGCCGCTGCTGTCCCTTACGCGGACCAGTTATCAACGATCGCGGAACCCATGTAAGCACCCCCTGAAACAGGTGCAGGTGAACGTAGAAACACCTAACCTTGATCAGGATGAAGAAGAGCAGATTCACCGAGACGCAGATCGTTGCGATGCTGCGCGAGCATGAGGCGGGCAAGAAGGTGGCGGACCTGTGCCGGGAGCACGGAGTAAGCCAGCCCACGTTCTACCAGTGGAAGGCCAAGTACAGCGGCCTGGACGCCAACCAGCTCAAGGAGTTCAAGGAGCTGAAGGCCAAGTATGCCCGGCTGGAGAAGATGTACACCGAGGCGCAGATGGACCGCCAAGTGCTTAAGGAGATCATCGAGGGAAAGTTGTAGGCCCGGACGATAAGCGAGAGATCGTACGCCGGCTGGTCGAACAGCGCCAGTACAGCGAACGCCGGGCCTGCAAGCTGTTGGACTTGAGCGCGAGCGTGTACCGCTACGTGCCCAAGGAGAAGAACGATGCGGAGGTGATCGAACACATGATGCGGGTGGCGGAGAGCGAGGCGCAGTGGGGCTTCTCGTTGATACGGATCCACATGCGCAACGAGGGCTGCAAGGCCAACAAGAAGCGTCTGCATCGGATCTACAAGGAGTGCAAGTTGCCCCAGCGCAAACGCACCAAACGCCGTGTCCCCGAGCGGGTGAAAGACCCGATCGTGCTGCCCATCGGGCCGAACATCACCTGGAGCATGGACTTCATGCACGATGCGCTGGTCACTGGCCGCAAGTACAGGACCTTCAACGTGATGGACGACTTCAACCGCGAAGCGCTGTGCATCGCGGTGGACACTTCACTGCCGGCCCCTCGTGTGATCCGGGA
Proteins encoded in this region:
- a CDS encoding IS3 family transposase — encoded protein: MVRRLVEQRQYSERRACKLLDLSASVYRYVPKEKNDAEVIEHMMRVAESEAQWGFSLIRIHMRNEGCKANKKRLHRIYKECKLPQRKRTKRRVPERVKDPIVLPIGPNITWSMDFMHDALVTGRKYRTFNVMDDFNREALCIAVDTSLPAPRVIRELEQLIEWRGKPERLRMDNGPEFIAQAMKEWAATNGIEFTYIQPGRPMQNGLIERFNRTYRTEVLDAWIFESLEQVRQMTQEWMWRYNHVRPHASLLRLSPRAFLLKCGQLPAHYAGSRAEFPTVQQDIHNTTTPRSTFTMHCA
- a CDS encoding DUF2442 domain-containing protein is translated as MTIPEDIRIKKATYVGDYTIRITFTDGHVSEIDFHPFLSAAGQNPMNSQYLDVLRFRQFKLHRNVDVYWDDWEMCFRFETLYTGKLPKMPKPLARPVRRSSHTRATASKA
- a CDS encoding transposase; protein product: MKKSRFTETQIVAMLREHEAGKKVADLCREHGVSQPTFYQWKAKYSGLDANQLKEFKELKAKYARLEKMYTEAQMDRQVLKEIIEGKL
- a CDS encoding DUF4160 domain-containing protein, which codes for MPKLYEYFGLIFLFYSDDHDPMHLHVQHGDHEGIIMLIIVEGKLVELRWRAKRGADMLNEKEQREAETFVRAMKDDIVAKWTAFYVEHKRIKPERITRRIK